A stretch of DNA from Misgurnus anguillicaudatus chromosome 15, ASM2758022v2, whole genome shotgun sequence:
TTTTGTTGGCCAGAGAGCAGTTCGGATATATATCAGCTACAAACAAAGACTTACTTGTGTCCACAGAAACCAGAACTCAAATCTAAGTTTTCTGCTGCTCTTTACAGTGTCATGGTGCTCTTTAAATCCACTTACTGTTACTGGGCAATCAACCGGATGTTCCTGCAAACTTCACCACACAGCGTTTGGGATCACTTTTGTCCTCTGTATCACCTGCGTTGTGGGGAAAACAATAGTGGTATTATTGGCATTCAAGGTTATAAGTCCTGGCAGTAATGTTTATACGTTTATAATTATCATAATTGATTTTGTGTTTTGGTTTTCCATACATTCCTCTTGCTTTAATATAATTATGAACTGGTACCAAGATAAAACCCTAGAATGTTATGGGCTTTTAGCAGTTGGTTTCTGTTTCATTTTGCGTTATTTGCTGCTCACTTTAATTCTGACATTTCTTGTATGTACCACACCATTTAAAACAACCTGTTATACAATACTGAATGTCCATGGAGTTATGCGTTTGATGACAGGAATATcacttaaaaacatttttaggcCACCACATTAAAAAGGTATAACTGGGCCAGCTTAGAAGGTCAGAGCCAAATACAAACTTGTAAAtggtaaaaataataatacatttttatacaaatagaaaatatgacacTGATTTCACTAATTTCTGACATTGAAATATCTAAATTCCAATGTATAAAAAGCTATCCAACATTTCTGAgctaatttaaacattttttttggcATGGTTtcaatttggtgtttttaaaaatGGCTAAAGCATTGTCAATGTGTAATTTAACCAcacagaaaaaattatgttctgCATTATAAAAACCTGGACCTGATCTAAATATGATGAAGTATAGTATTAATTGTAAAGTCAATATAAACATCTGTATCTGTATGTAACCGTAATAGACTATACTGTTTAAAACATCCTTTTGTATGTGAAACAATGAGACAATAAAGAGACTCCAATCCcgattatataaaatataaataatatctgGTAACGAAAaccattacaaaataaaaaccaaTGTGACTATGAATCTCATATTTTTGCGGTTTACAGTTTTCTATATAAAaacatcctacataatgtaaagacaattctgtgaaaatataaccaagATATATTTATTACTGACTGAGTAAAGTCATAGATTAATATCAATTAAGTTAAAACTCtgatgcttctaatctcataattaaattatgagactttagggCAGTTCACATTTTAACGATAACAGTTTACCATAGATAAGTacaaaggctagatgtcttacggcGGAGTATCTAACGTCATCatctggcggccatcttacctcagacaGCTCGTTCACTCGTATCATTGAGTTTAAAGCAGGtactggatgctttaacatgtttaatgaattttttatttatttttagtataagtatgcagtgtcataggtacatctttgatgtttataacaaacctgcatcattaaaactcaatgctacaagtcagcgagcgccctgtggtaagatgacAGCCAAAATGCGGACATTCCaatcaattggccagcagcgcatGCGAGACATCtggcctttatacatatctatggtttaaACGGTCAATCTAGTTTGTGTAATCCAACGCCCAAGGTGCATTCACGGAGCTGCTTCTTCGTTTAATGGCCGGTAGCACCAACGTTAAGGTGCATTATCGTGACAATAATGCTCCTTAACGTTGGTGCTACCCACCATTAAACGAAGAAGAATCTGTAAATGCACTTTGGCCAATACTGAAAATGAGTTATTAtggtttataccttttaaaaaaaaaatttcaaacaaaatcacatcattaccctcagaaggcctttattaacctCATGAAGCCTTGTAGATTATGTCTGTGAAGTATGGgtgcacttttttgggctttaaAGTCATTAGGTGGTCCCTGGTTCCTGTTTATTACTGtaataaagcttggaagagccagGACTATTTCCAGTGTAAAAAgcatgtgacgacttgccccaaagtcattaagacaacttgccccaaacTGACATGCGTGCTAATGTTGGCTAAATCTCAAGGTTAGCTTAACATAGCACATCAACTAAAGTAATAAAAGACACGTTATTgtctctattttgtgcaaaataataatttttaacattcacacctaacaaagttgtattgcatataatgtaaagtgcatcttttttactttttaaccaaaatataagaaaattgtgctaacgtCAGATTAGAgcgatcttgaccacatgtgaactaggggtggcacggttcacaaaacccgcGGTTCGGTTCATATCACGGttttatggtcacggttcttggttcagtacggttcttgttattttttcttttaattttttaacactccggaaatgtattatcttattaatgtcttaattatccataatttaggataacagtattaaaaagttatatcatgtaataatgcacaaactgaatttgactttaagcacagtattgggaccatctctgagggaagccaggcgagattttgatacagcaagagggaagacattgatgatttcaacatgctttttatttatttggcaaaaaatagactgtgtattgccatctacatgaacttatgtgcctgtttagcacacaaagataatttttatttatcaaaCTGCCAACTTCATGTCAGGATGTGGAGGTGGATAGAACCCAATCGCAGACAGCTCTTAACTAAAAGACGTTTATTGTAACATAAAAACCCTCGAGGGGGCAAACAATGACAGAACTAGAAAATAATCAAGACAAAACAGATCACACGACATGGTATCATAGATACACAATGAACcggcacaggacagcaaacacaagggctttaaatagggaaaactaaactagggaacaatgacaaacaggtggagGGAATTAACTTATCAAGAGTTAACAAGGAAACAGGAGGGTAAGGTTAAGACTAAAGACAGGAGAGCATGCGGTACAccaaacataaacacagaccACATGACTTTCCACACAGACACAGAACACGTATACGGGGGTGTCAGGATCCCGGCAccagaaacaagacaaaatacacttaataacattCGGGATCCTGACACTACCCTTCCCTTAAGGGTTGCCACATGGCAACCCAACACAACAGTACAtgacaaaaacaataaacaaagtcCAACGGCCAGAAGGCCGACAGTGCCCAATGTCCGGACCCCCGAAAACAAGAAGGCGGGACAGACGGTCTCCGCCCAGGAAGTGGGCCCGGAACCCAGCACCGCTCGGCCCGCCGACCCCGAACAGGACACAGGACATGCCGTACAGGAACGCTCGCGGGGCTCACTGACCAGTGAGCATCCCGGAGCTGCTGGCCGATCCTCTGTCGCGGGGCTCGCTGAACAGAGCTCCGTCGCGGTGACAGTCCGACGTGCAAACACTCCCACGGGATCCGCCGACCAGGAACTTCCCGCGAATCTCACCTTCCTGGCACTTATCCGCGGGGCTCACCGACCAGCACACTCCCGTGGGGCTCGTCGATCCGGATCTGTCCCGCGGAGCTCCCCGAACAGGAACACTCCCGCGAAGCTCGTCGACCAGTAGCCCTACCGAAGACGCCACCGATCAGGAACACACCCGCGGGGCTCACAGCACGGCCACAGGAACACAACGGCACAGACAACGGCAGGACGGGGCAGGACTGGACTGACATCAGGACTGGACGGACAACAGCAGACTCGACGACATcaggtaaaaaacaaaacaaaagagcTGTCTGCTGGGTTCCAGAATGGCCGGTTCATTCTGTCAGGATGTGGAGGTGGATAGAACCCAATCGCAGACAGCTCTTAACTAAAAGACGTTTATTGTAACATAAAAACCCTCGAGGGGGCAAACAATGACAGAACTAGAAAATAATCAAGACAAAACAGATCACACGACATGGTATCATAGATACACAATGAACcggcacaggacagcaaacacaagggctttaaatagggaaaactaaaCTAGGGAACAATGACAAATAGGTGGAGGGAATTAACTAATCAAGAGTTAACAAGGAAACAGGAGGGTAAGGTTAAGACTAAAGACAGGAGAGCATGCGGTACAccaaacataaacacagaccACATGACTTTCCACATAGACACAGAACACGTATACGGGGGTGTCAGGATCCCGGCAccagaaacaagacaaaatacacttaataacattCGGGATCCTGAcacttcagtgtagctctaagatttatcactgagaggctgcttaaatatatgtggacgagagagaaacataatgTTTACACCTGtagtatttaaatccgtctcttttgtccacttttgaccacttctgtcctgattactttgaggggcaatttatgaaataagattgcgcaactttcacacgctagcaaaatgaaactacgcagaaatcagccgcttttgttttatcaatgaaaggctaaaaatagcgctgtggcagaagtcagaaaagacgtaaaacaattgtgttcagtacctcagattagataaatgggcggagagaaggctgtcgcatgtggctgttcgaacacattcaacccataaactgcagttctatctattgttttatttccgctgtcatcataggtaacatgaaataaaaaaaattccacacaccaaacttatacgacactggcgcatcctccaactccgGGCAGCCTTCCTTCCCACTTCCCATTTCAACACGTAACATGACCTGCAGCACTCACTATCCACACCAGTCACCTCCTCTTTCGTGCGATTCCCGAAAGGGAAACATGatatctgaggtcacatacagggcatgaggctacattgcgcatgccatgaaccgttgaaccgtgCGACGCACACACGCTCCGAACcaagacaagcgaaccgaacggttcagatttttttcatgaaccgtacCACCCCTAATGTAAACACAAAGTTGACTATGAAAGAAATCGTCACACAAAGTGGCTGTTTGAgttttgagatagagcctctagtgttggagttatgaacagtgtgacaacttactcCACTCTGCCCTGCATATAAAAAGTGGGAATGAACACAAACAAATTCACAAATGTCAACACACAAAAACTGTCTAAAATAACTATGTGCACAGTCATCATTCATATATGAAATTGTAACTCTTGTAAAGTGTGCCCATATTACAACACCAGCTCATCTGGGAATATATGACACTCTAACTGAAAAAACAGCCAGCAATAATGGGTCAATATTAACTATGGGTAAGAGCCAACCTTATTCTTATTTGAGTTCACATTCAGCCATGGGAAGGGTTTATATTTTGCTACTTCTCTGTCTGCTATACATACACACGGGCTTCACGTGCCAGCTGCTTGATAAATTTAAAATGCCTTATATTTTCAAACCTGGGGACATCATGATTGGAGGAATTTTTCCCATTTTTAACAAACAAGAAACTGTAATTGCCTCATTTGAAAGAAAAACCGAAAGAGTTAATTGTAGCGGGTAAGTTTAAAACATGCTTGTGATTCAAACATTATCATCAAAAGTTATGCATTCTTTATCACTCTTCTCAAATCTTCCACACAGATTTGACCTACGTGCTTTCCGCTGGATTCAAGTCATGATGTTTGCGATAGACGAGATAAACCGGGATGAGTTTTTGCTTCCTAACATTTCTTTGGGATATAAAATAATTGACTCTTGTGCTTCTCCCACAAATGTTTTACGTGCTGCTCTCACACTGGTGAGGGAGCAGGACAAAGAGGAAACTACACCTCAGTGTCACCTTCCTATGACAGCTCTTGTAGCTGAATCAGGATCGTCGCAGTCCTTGGCAGTTGCCGGGACACTTGGGCCATTCAGAGTGCCAATGGTAAAATGAATCATTCTTGcatcttttaaaatattttaactgCTCTTCAAAGGGCATTTACATAATCAACCTTTTAGATTTCACGCCAGCCAAACCATTATGACTTTCTTTCATTCATGGAACAAAAAAGAAGAAATGTTTTAATCTGAAGAGTTAAATGGGAAGTCAATAACATTCAATTCAGAAACTTTCAATGGAAGAAAGTAAGTCATACCGGTTCAATAGAATGTGAGTGAATGACGACTAGCATTTTATGTAAAACTGTGCCTTTAATACCGCATCAAAGTCgactatattttatttatttactctaGGTAAGCTACTTTTCAACATGTGCATGTCTAAGTGACAGAAGTAAATATCCCTCATTTTTTCGTACAATTCCAAGTGACTACTACCAGGCAAAGGCTTTGGCCTCTCTTGTACAAAGACACGAATGGACCTGGATCGGAGCTTTACAGTCTGACAATGATTATGGAAGAAATGGAATCTCAGCCTTCACAAAAGAAGTTGAAAAAATGGGAGtttgcattgcatttgttgGCACGATTTTAAGGACATATCCCCCGAGTAAAATCAACGAAGTTGTTGAATTAATAAAGCAATCTACAGTAAAAGTGATTCTGGCATTTGTGCCAGAGGGAGATCTCTATCCTTTAATGAAAGAAGTTGTGAGACAAAACATCACAGGAATACAATGGATAGCAAGTGAAGCCTGGGTAACTGCAGCAAGGCCCTCTACCCCAGAAATGTTTAAGTCTTTTGGAGGGACAGTTGGATTTGTGGTACGAAAGATGGCTATACCCAAGCTGGGACCCTTTTTGAAAAACATAAGTCCTTACTCTACTTCACAATCTGCTTTTGTCAGTGACTTTTGGGAAACGATGGTTGGCTGTAAACcttgtcttaattgtgcagcactatcTGCAAACCTTACACTTGATAACCAAGTGTGTAAAGGAGATGAAAAACTTAATTACACAGATAAATTTTTTGATGTAACACAATTGAGAGTAACATATAATGTCTATCAAGCTGTATATGCAATTGCACATGCCATTCATAAATTGCTATTTTGCAAAACAGATCAAAATAATCTCATAATACAGTGTCTGAACATATCACAGATAACTCCTAAACAGGTGAGCAAAAATATATAGGGTATGAActgttaaaatatgttatttaatAGTTAActaatttactgttttgtacTTTAAGGTCAACGATCGCTTGCAGAAGGTGAATTTTGTAGATGAATACGGTGAAAAGGTGTTCTTTGATGAGAATGGAGATCCACCTGCATCCTATGAGCTCATAAACTGGCAGCTAAGAGATGGAGAGGTACAACATGTTGCAGTGGGCTATTTCAGCACCTCCACAGATGGaacatttaaacttaaagtTACAGAGGATGACATCCACTGGAACACAGGCCATTTGGTATCTAAAATATGGTATTTATAGTACACATAGTTATAGTTTACTTTTATTGTGAATTGTCTAACACATGTTCACTTGTCAGATACCAAAGTCTGTTTGCACAGGCGTCTGCCCAAATGGCACAAGAAAAGCACAAATTAAAGGACAGCCAGTGTGCTGCTTTGACTGCATCCCATGTGCTGATGGTTCAATATCAAATACAACAGGtgccgttttttttttattcacctGTACTGCCTATTGTATAACATATCTAGGGTCACCAATTAAACCAACATCaggatttgtttttgtttttctgtccaCTGTATAGGAGCAGCAGACTGCATTCTCTGTCCTGAAGAATACTGGTCAAACGAAAGACGAGACGAGTGTATCATAAAAACCACAGAGTTTCTATCGTATACAGAAACAATGGGGATAATTCTGACAGCTCTCTCATTATTTGGTGCCAGTATTACTTTAGccacaattatcattttcatccACTTTCGAGAAACACCTATAGTTAAAGCTAACAATTCAGAGCTGAGCTCTTTATTACTTGTTTCTCTTTTCTTTTGCTTCCTCTGTCCACTTACGTTTATTGGTGAACCAACAGTCTGGTCATGCATGCTACGTCACACAGCATTCGGGGTTACTTTTGCGCTGTGTATTTCTTGTGTTTTGGGGAAAACCATAGTAGTTGTCACTGCTTTCAGAGCCACACAACCAGGAAATAATATGGCTGGAAGATTTGGGCCAGTTCAACAAAGAATTATTGTGTTCTCATGTACTGCGATTCAAATAGTCatctgtgtactgtggcttaaAATTAACCCACCGTTTCCTGATAAAGCTCTGAGgtataacaataaaaaaatcattttagaaTGCAACACGGGATCAGACGCtgcattttatgcagttttagGATACATCAGCCTACTTGCTGCAGTCTGTTTGGTTCTGGCATTTTTAGCTAGGAAACTACCAGATAATTTTAATGAGGCCAAATTTATCTCTTTCagtatgtttattttttgtgccGTCTGGGCAACATTTATACCTGCCTATATCAGTTCACCTGGTAAATACACAGTTGCAGTAGAGATTTTTGCAATTTGGTCATCTGCCTTTGGCTTATTGTTGAGTATATTTTTGCCAAAATGTTACATTATTCTCATAAAACCAGAGAGGAATACTAAAAAACACATGATGGGAAAAGTTAAAAAGATCTTGAGGTAGATATTTAACATCATGTTATTTTTACTGGTGGCCATCAGTGTAAAtgtaattataaaaaatgaaaagaaaaagcAGCTTTTATTAATCTGTATTTGAATGTCTCTGTAGATCTTAAAGGCTGTGAACTTGTTAACCTAGGTGTGTAAATAATTTCTGGTATTATAtaaaatgtcttttattttcaataaacaatACTGTTTCGAACATTCTGGAATTGTCTGCAAACACACAATAATACCAGATTCCagttatgtgtgtttgtgcacaaGGCACAAAACATACTGTAGAGAAGCATTAATATCACTATAATTGCAATGCAATAATAAAATCTAGAGTTTATATATGAATGACTGAACCTTAAACTATTCAATTTCACAAGAGGAAATTTCATCAGGCCATTTTGTTTCCCCTACCCAGTATTACTGTCACTTCCACAAATCCCATCACAGGTAAAAGTGATGTTgactataaaaacaaaacaaaaaaaactgcaAAGGCCAACATACAATATGACATAAGAAATCATATTGTTATTGTTATCATATTGATATTGTTATCACCATATGACCAACTGTAAGGGAGCACTCACAGAGATGGTTCTTCTGATCTAACACTGGTTTCACTTCTGGTACACTTCTTGTACTGGTCCTGTCTGTTGCATTCCAGTGTTTTGGATCACCGCTGTTATTCTAGAGGAAAAAATTGTGTTAATTTTCTACAGGGCTACAGACGTTAAAAAATCTCATGAAGGTACTGTTTTTTATCTCAAtttaacaaaaaagtaaaacacTGCAAAGCCTGTCACATGTATTTGCTTTATCACCACTACATTTGCTTTATCAACATCCAAAATactgatgtatttaaaaaatgaatactgaatatgttttacatttaatatgcaATTCTGTGCTTAGCTTGTTAAATTGTGAGAGTGAGAAGAGAGAGACGTGTGCTTctcattttaagtttttttttaaacagtcatACAAATAGACATACGAAACTGGTTAAAAAGACCACTATCTAATGTTATGGATAAACTGTAGAAAATCTTGCACAGGCGCTGTCTCCGATCCAACAACCAGGGGATTTGTTTACGTGTTGTCAACTGAAATTGAAATTCAAAACTATTCCAGATTTTGTGATTTACTTTATCAGAAAGCCCATGATAGTGGTTCATTACAAATGCAGGCCATCTAGTTTGTGTTATTCTAGTCCTATGGACATATTTGTTCATTGTTGGAGGACATAAGTAAcgagtgcactgtaaaaaaaaatgcggcatgaagtttaaacaacttaattatgcaagtcaattcaacctactttttaaagttttgacttgtgattagTTATAAGCATAAATTATAACTTAAGGAGCACCTATTGTACAATTttacgtttttaaatttcctttggtgtgtaagtgtgtattagtacatgtaaaCGATATACAAAAGGtgcataccccaaagtaaacgatgatgtgagttatcgtctccgacgtaaatctcttttcttggactacaacaaacacacaaattgtaggcaacagtttacttcctggggtTGGTGATCTagacaagactgacattatcataatgtTTTATCATAATTTATCCTGCTTCGGACTTAcagtctgtaagttaactcctgttagcaatgCATTGTAacagaatctttcaaacatggtggTAAatagcgtcacatttccagctgacctCAGAGGGGGAcacaatcagggacacagagcttttcaaatccgtgcgtttcaggaagagagtgaaatctggagctacaaaaatgtacagtataggGATGGGATGTTTACCGGTTTCATGGttaaccatgataaaatgtcctgacggttagtattatcatttaaaatgtaattatcattacaaccgtatttgattaccgtgattttgaaaactcgcggtaaatcctgtccagccagaatcagctTGACGCAGGCGCGCGCATGCAACATTGGTTTTTGACCGAGAAGGCGTGGCGGAAGGCAGTAACAGGTGCACTGTGTTTTAATGCGTTgcttatgtgtgcatttgatgttCTTATTTAAGGTACTGTTCATTAAAACAGGTTCATCTCAGAGCTCcatgttaatgtttatttaatgcaggggtgtccaatacaaCCAG
This window harbors:
- the olfcn1 gene encoding extracellular calcium-sensing receptor; its protein translation is MIGGIFPIFNKQETVIASFERKTERVNCSGFDLRAFRWIQVMMFAIDEINRDEFLLPNISLGYKIIDSCASPTNVLRAALTLVREQDKEETTPQCHLPMTALVAESGSSQSLAVAGTLGPFRVPMVSYFSTCACLSDRSKYPSFFRTIPSDYYQAKALASLVQRHEWTWIGALQSDNDYGRNGISAFTKEVEKMGVCIAFVGTILRTYPPSKINEVVELIKQSTVKVILAFVPEGDLYPLMKEVVRQNITGIQWIASEAWVTAARPSTPEMFKSFGGTVGFVVRKMAIPKLGPFLKNISPYSTSQSAFVSDFWETMVNDRLQKVNFVDEYGEKVFFDENGDPPASYELINWQLRDGESVCTGVCPNGTRKAQIKGQPVCCFDCIPCADGSISNTTADCILCPEEYWSNERRDECIIKTTEFLSYTETMGIILTALSLFGASITLATIIIFIHFRETPIVKANNSELSSLLLVSLFFCFLCPLTFIGEPTVWSCMLRHTAFGVTFALCISCVLGKTIVVVTAFRATQPGNNMAGRFGPVQQRIIVFSCTAIQIVICVLWLKINPPFPDKALRYNNKKIILECNTGSDAAFYAVLGYISLLAAVCLVLAFLARKLPDNFNEAKFISFSMFIFCAVWATFIPAYISSPGKYTVAVEIFAIWSSAFGLLLSIFLPKCYIILIKPERNTKKHMMGKVKKILR